In the Candidatus Polarisedimenticolia bacterium genome, CCGGTCCAGGCCGGCATCGCGGACGGAGTGCTGGACGCCGTGCAGGCGGGCATCATCCCGAAGAACAAGACCGAGAACCTGTGCATCATCGCCATGGTGTGGGTCGATCCGCGCCTGTCGGACATGAAGGACGCCGACTTCAACGAGCTCTACCGCAACAACCGCACGGCCATGAAGGAGGCGATCGAGAAGGCGCTGAAGGGGAAGCCCTCGGCGCAGGACCTGCTCAAGGAGGACCGCTCCATGCCGCGGCACATGTACTTCAACCGCGACAAGAAGAAGTGGGTCCTCGAGTAACGCCGCAACGGGAGGTGACGCATGCCCGAAAAACCCGCCGTCCTGCCGGACGACGTCGTGT is a window encoding:
- the fae gene encoding formaldehyde-activating enzyme encodes the protein MPDRIRIRFGEAMGAGSEDWLWTEPEIAIGEQDGPVGQAFATLMGQSAGFSRFFCLVDGGKMVKPATIMVPKVQLKKMADVMVYGGPVQAGIADGVLDAVQAGIIPKNKTENLCIIAMVWVDPRLSDMKDADFNELYRNNRTAMKEAIEKALKGKPSAQDLLKEDRSMPRHMYFNRDKKKWVLE